A single region of the Anabaena sphaerica FACHB-251 genome encodes:
- a CDS encoding FHA domain-containing protein translates to MIVCPNCNHPNPDGAVQCEACYTPLPATTNCPSCGATVQADAAFCGQCGYNLHSNTAAAEATIVGSTMAPNIPVEVPPLVTPDPMLELLQPDALGLGAPANPPAASTLPPTVVAAAPQPIPTPAPAPIPVPPPEAVAPPAPIQVPPPQPIPTPAPAPIPVPPPEAVAPPAAEPEPAPAPVPPPEAVAPPAAEPEPAPAPVPPPEPEPAPAPAVAASRTQLQQVVARLFHVQSNQEIELPQNLSVIHIGKPNDRIPPDIDVAGFPNSEIVSRIHSDIRVEGDAHYIEDVGSSNGTYINNLPLLPGNRHRLRPGDRISLGKGDLVTFLFQLS, encoded by the coding sequence ATGATCGTCTGCCCGAATTGCAATCATCCCAATCCAGACGGCGCTGTTCAGTGTGAAGCTTGCTACACGCCGTTACCAGCGACTACTAACTGTCCCAGTTGTGGGGCAACAGTGCAAGCAGATGCTGCTTTTTGCGGTCAGTGTGGCTATAACCTGCACTCTAATACTGCCGCAGCAGAAGCAACAATAGTAGGATCAACGATGGCTCCCAATATTCCTGTGGAAGTACCACCGTTGGTTACTCCTGACCCAATGTTAGAACTTTTACAACCTGATGCTCTAGGGCTTGGCGCTCCTGCTAATCCTCCTGCTGCTTCTACCCTACCACCAACAGTAGTAGCAGCAGCCCCACAACCTATACCAACACCAGCACCAGCACCCATACCAGTTCCGCCTCCAGAAGCGGTGGCTCCACCTGCACCAATACAAGTTCCACCCCCACAACCTATACCAACACCAGCACCAGCACCCATACCAGTTCCACCTCCAGAAGCGGTGGCTCCACCTGCAGCAGAACCGGAACCCGCACCTGCACCAGTTCCACCTCCAGAAGCAGTGGCTCCACCTGCAGCAGAACCGGAACCCGCACCTGCACCAGTTCCACCTCCAGAACCGGAACCCGCACCTGCACCTGCGGTAGCAGCCTCTAGAACCCAATTACAACAGGTCGTGGCGCGGTTATTTCACGTCCAAAGTAACCAAGAAATTGAATTACCGCAAAATCTGTCTGTAATTCATATTGGCAAGCCTAATGACCGCATTCCCCCAGATATCGATGTGGCTGGATTTCCTAATTCAGAAATTGTCTCACGGATTCATTCAGATATTCGTGTTGAGGGAGATGCTCATTATATAGAAGATGTGGGTAGTTCTAACGGCACTTACATTAATAATTTGCCGCTATTACCAGGGAATAGACACCGCTTACGTCCAGGCGATCGCATCAGTCTGGGTAAGGGAGATTTGGTAACTTTCTTATTTCAACTCTCTTAG
- the pgl gene encoding 6-phosphogluconolactonase, with protein sequence MNNTVEILPDLPALVTRALNLILSKLETAIQERGQFTIALSGGSTPEPLYEAIGCSNLPWDKIHVFWGDERYVPPDHPDSNELMARRAWLDRVAIPAANIHAIPTLSANPAVDAAKYEQHLQEFFHSAPGNFPALDVVLLGMGDDGHTASLFPHTEALNVRDHLITVGNKDGNPRITFTYPFINAARSVIFAVAGANKRPALAQVFASVADDFTYPSRLIKPQGELLWLLDEAAGLELKP encoded by the coding sequence ATGAACAACACGGTTGAAATTTTACCGGATCTACCTGCGCTGGTAACACGGGCGCTAAATTTGATCCTGTCCAAATTGGAAACTGCGATTCAAGAAAGGGGGCAATTTACTATTGCTTTATCTGGTGGCAGCACACCTGAGCCGTTGTACGAAGCAATAGGCTGTTCAAATCTGCCTTGGGATAAAATTCATGTGTTCTGGGGAGATGAGCGTTATGTACCACCAGATCACCCTGATAGCAATGAACTGATGGCGCGTCGTGCATGGTTAGACCGCGTTGCTATCCCAGCAGCTAATATTCACGCCATACCAACTTTATCAGCTAATCCAGCGGTAGATGCTGCCAAATATGAACAGCATCTGCAAGAATTTTTCCATTCTGCACCGGGAAATTTTCCCGCATTGGATGTAGTGTTACTGGGAATGGGTGATGATGGACACACTGCATCTTTGTTTCCCCACACCGAAGCTCTTAATGTACGCGATCACTTGATTACTGTAGGTAACAAAGACGGTAATCCTCGGATCACTTTTACCTACCCATTCATCAACGCTGCGCGGAGCGTGATTTTTGCAGTTGCTGGTGCTAATAAAAGACCTGCTTTAGCACAAGTATTCGCGTCCGTGGCTGATGATTTTACCTATCCATCTCGCTTGATTAAACCTCAAGGAGAATTGTTATGGCTGCTGGATGAAGCAGCTGGTTTGGAACTCAAACCCTAA
- a CDS encoding MlaE family lipid ABC transporter permease subunit: protein MAVNLQPTRNLEQLWIVRCLATVLLFGQISLHILQGKTYYRKVLDHTVKAGPASLLPVLLVSGFAGMIFTIQTARELVRFGAVESVGGAFALAFCRELAPILTASIIAGQVGSAFAAEIGAMQVTEQIDALYMLKTDPIDYLVLPRVIACCLMMPVMMIFALVMGITGGVFAAAQFFQVQPETFLESVRDFLAPSDVFIILLKGLIFGLIVAVNGCSWGLTTKGGAKEVGESATTAVVTTWVAIFMMDFVLALLLFEQPVL from the coding sequence ATGGCGGTAAACTTGCAACCAACAAGAAATCTGGAACAATTGTGGATTGTGCGCTGTTTGGCCACAGTGCTGCTCTTTGGTCAAATATCACTGCACATACTTCAAGGAAAAACTTATTACCGGAAGGTTCTGGATCATACAGTCAAAGCGGGACCTGCTTCGCTCTTGCCAGTTCTGTTAGTCAGCGGTTTTGCGGGGATGATTTTCACGATTCAAACAGCAAGAGAATTAGTCAGATTTGGTGCGGTGGAAAGTGTGGGAGGTGCTTTTGCTTTAGCCTTTTGCAGAGAATTAGCGCCAATTTTGACTGCTAGTATTATTGCCGGACAAGTAGGTTCAGCTTTTGCAGCTGAAATAGGAGCCATGCAAGTCACAGAACAGATTGACGCTCTTTATATGCTGAAAACTGACCCAATTGATTATCTCGTACTACCGAGAGTGATTGCTTGCTGTTTAATGATGCCTGTGATGATGATTTTTGCTTTGGTTATGGGCATCACAGGCGGAGTTTTTGCCGCAGCACAATTTTTTCAAGTTCAGCCAGAGACATTTTTAGAGTCAGTCCGAGATTTTTTAGCACCTTCAGATGTGTTTATTATTTTGCTTAAAGGGTTGATTTTTGGATTGATAGTTGCAGTTAATGGCTGTAGTTGGGGATTGACTACCAAGGGAGGAGCTAAGGAAGTAGGAGAATCTGCGACAACAGCAGTGGTGACTACTTGGGTAGCAATTTTTATGATGGATTTTGTGCTGGCCTTGCTACTGTTTGAGCAGCCTGTGCTTTAA
- the rph gene encoding ribonuclease PH, with translation MAWQRPDGRNPYELRPLSFYPNFTRFAPGSVLAKCGDTQVLCTVSVTEGVPRFLTGSGKGWLTAEYRMLPSATQQRQERELLKLSGRTQEIQRLIGRSLRAALDFEVLGERTLTVDADVLQADAGTRTTAITGGFVALAHAISQLLQRGVLERSPLCGQVAAVSVGLLGGEAFLDLDYIEDVAATVDFNVVMNQNLGIIEVQGTAEEGSFSRQQLNQLLDVAEKGIQELLIAQRDAIADWNTVFTGN, from the coding sequence ATGGCTTGGCAGCGTCCCGACGGTCGAAACCCTTACGAACTCCGTCCACTGAGTTTTTATCCTAATTTTACCCGCTTTGCGCCTGGGTCGGTTCTGGCAAAATGTGGTGATACTCAGGTACTTTGTACTGTTAGTGTCACCGAAGGAGTACCCAGGTTTTTAACGGGGAGTGGTAAAGGTTGGTTAACGGCCGAATATCGGATGTTACCATCTGCCACACAACAACGACAGGAAAGGGAATTATTGAAATTATCGGGACGGACACAGGAAATTCAACGTTTAATTGGGCGCTCTTTAAGAGCCGCGTTGGATTTTGAGGTGTTGGGAGAACGGACGCTGACTGTAGATGCTGACGTATTACAAGCTGATGCTGGGACGAGAACAACAGCGATTACAGGTGGTTTTGTGGCTTTAGCCCATGCTATTTCTCAATTATTGCAGCGGGGAGTTTTAGAGCGATCGCCTTTGTGTGGACAAGTGGCAGCGGTGTCTGTGGGCTTATTGGGGGGAGAAGCATTTTTGGATCTTGACTACATTGAAGACGTGGCCGCAACTGTAGATTTTAACGTTGTCATGAACCAAAATCTGGGAATTATTGAAGTCCAGGGAACCGCAGAGGAAGGCAGCTTTAGCCGTCAACAGTTGAATCAGTTGTTAGATGTTGCCGAAAAAGGGATTCAGGAATTATTAATTGCTCAACGAGATGCTATTGCTGATTGGAATACCGTATTTACAGGAAATTAA
- a CDS encoding nucleoside monophosphate kinase, which produces MKLVILGGSGSGKSTQAQRLCKYFDIPLISTGEILREAISGNKSANGYGELHDLVLYAKPYVDKGELVPDEMMIEFIKVRLNQLDVTCGWILEGYPRTAFQAEELDFLLDSLEQKLDHAIYLQVPEAVMVSRSLGRSLPDDQPEIVQRRVELFYDRTIPILEYYDRRRRLLTINGDDSAEQVQHNILSLLGNRE; this is translated from the coding sequence GTGAAATTGGTGATTTTAGGAGGTTCAGGTTCGGGAAAAAGCACTCAAGCACAAAGGCTCTGCAAATACTTTGATATTCCTCTGATTTCGACGGGTGAGATTTTAAGGGAAGCTATATCTGGTAATAAATCGGCGAATGGTTATGGTGAACTACATGATTTAGTCCTCTATGCCAAGCCTTATGTGGATAAAGGGGAATTAGTCCCAGACGAAATGATGATTGAATTTATCAAAGTTCGCCTCAATCAACTGGATGTTACTTGTGGTTGGATCTTAGAAGGCTACCCCCGAACGGCTTTTCAAGCGGAAGAATTAGATTTTTTGTTGGACAGTTTAGAACAAAAGCTAGATCATGCTATTTATCTGCAAGTACCAGAGGCGGTGATGGTTAGCCGTTCTTTAGGACGATCGCTCCCAGATGATCAACCAGAAATTGTCCAGCGACGTGTAGAGCTATTCTACGATCGCACTATTCCCATTTTAGAATATTATGACCGTCGTCGCCGTCTGTTAACTATCAATGGTGACGATTCAGCAGAACAAGTACAGCACAATATTCTCAGTTTACTTGGCAACAGGGAATAG
- a CDS encoding P-loop NTPase family protein produces MVAQLETPSINSTLSLPYSVAGLVQVFTSSHRNFFTSVISQALRIAGQGTPVLIVQFLKGGIHQGHNKPIQMGQNLDWIRCDLPRCIDTPHLEETENQALQQLWQYTQQVVSEGKYSLVVLDELSLAINFGLIPEAEVLEFLANRPPHVDIILTGPEMPKSLLDVADQITEIRRSHQP; encoded by the coding sequence ATGGTTGCCCAACTAGAAACCCCAAGTATCAATTCGACTCTCAGCTTGCCATATTCCGTTGCTGGACTAGTACAAGTTTTCACTAGCTCCCATCGTAACTTTTTTACTAGCGTCATATCACAAGCACTAAGAATTGCTGGACAAGGTACACCAGTGTTAATAGTGCAGTTCCTCAAAGGTGGTATTCATCAAGGACATAACAAACCTATACAAATGGGGCAAAATTTAGATTGGATACGCTGTGATTTACCACGTTGCATCGATACACCACACCTAGAGGAAACGGAAAATCAAGCTTTACAACAGTTGTGGCAGTATACACAACAAGTAGTATCTGAAGGGAAGTATTCTCTCGTTGTTTTGGATGAGTTAAGTTTAGCAATTAACTTTGGTTTAATTCCAGAAGCAGAGGTTTTAGAGTTTCTAGCAAACCGTCCTCCCCATGTTGATATCATTCTCACAGGCCCAGAAATGCCGAAATCTTTACTGGATGTAGCAGACCAAATTACAGAAATTCGTCGTAGTCATCAGCCATAA